Below is a genomic region from Streptomyces ferrugineus.
TCGAAGCAGGCGGCCACCCGGCGGCCATGGTGCGGCCGCCAGTCCCCGCCTTACAGCATCGGTCGTGAACGGCGCGGATCGGTGGCTGTGCCCCACGGTCGGGTGGACGTCAGTAGCCCAGCATCTTCGCGAAGAAGCCCACGTGAGGATCGTCCGGGGTACCGACGAGCAACGCGCGGTCCAACAGGATGTTGTTGTGCTCGCAACTCGTCTCCGGGAGCATCACACAGGCGTGGCAGGCAGCGAGGTTGGTTCCGCCGGTGCCGGATGCCTCGGACTCGATGCAGAGCGGGTCGGAGGAGCACCATTCGGCTCTGCGGACGGCGGAACGGATCGTCTGGTCGAGGCGATCAGGTTCGCCCTGGGCGACGAGACCGCCGAGGCTGCCCGCGGAGTCACTCGTCGCCGTGTAGGCGAGTATCCCGGCCATGTCGTCGGCCGCATACAGGCGCTCGCGCAGGGCCGCGGCCGGGTAGCCGGCCTCCAGGCTCCACTCGTTGATGAGGATGTGGGCCAGAGTGTGCAGCAGCACCATGCGAGGGGTTGCGGGGGAGGGGACGACACTGCTCGGGTCGTCAGCACGCTGCTCCAGCACCCGCTGGTGGGCCGTACGCATGCGCTCGACCCGGGCTGCCACGGCCGGAGCCTTCTCCCAGGCGCCGAGTCGATCCTCGTCCAGGCGGAGGAACACTCCCTCGCCCCGCACCTCCATGGCCGGAAGCCAGCGCAAGGGGCGTTCGGACAGGGGCATCTCCTTGGAGTCGGTGGTCGACTCGGCGTCGATGAGCCGCGTGAACGCCTTCAGGGCACGCACCTCGCGGAGCTTCTTGACCAGCATCGGGCCGGTGACACCGAGCGGGTCGAGCACGCTCTGATCACCCAGCGGGGTCTCGCAGACGAACTGCTCATCGCGGGAGTGCTCGCTCTCGTCGTTGCCCGAGCGGAGACGCTCGTACTCCTTGTTGCGCAGGGCGCGGTAGCGGTGGTCGAAGGTGGGTGCCGCTTCACCGTCGGGGTCCTCCTCGCGTTCCGCATCGAGGAGCGCCATCACCTCGTCCAGCGGTACGGGGCACTTTCCCTTGAACACGCCCTTGAGGTAGATCTCGACGTGATCTCGCTCGTCGTACTCACGGAGCGCGTCCCAGTGTTCGGCGAGCGGATCCGCGCGGCCGTCGCTCCACGGTGGGATGGAGAGCGCCGACTTCAGCACCGGCTGCCACACCGCCGAAGAACCGCGTTGGAGGGTGCGTTGGAGGAGTCCGCACTCCTGAGCGGGCGCGGACGCACCGAGCCACGGGCGGGGGCCGCGGCACTTGAGCCCCAGATCCTTCAGTGCGTTCCTGCGGAATGAGCCCTCCATCGAGACCTCGGGCGCCTGCCCACAGGTGCAGGAGACGAGGATGGAGCGGAGCGAGGCGGTATGCCCGGACGTACGCAATTTGAGCTTCCCCCCGCACTGTGCCGTCGTCGAGGCACCGCGGTCTTTGGAGCGGTGCACCCACTGCCAGTACGGGAACTCACCGAGGTGCCCGGCCTCGCAGGCGACGATGAAACGGGAGGGGACGAGGTCGACCTCGCAGGTGCCGCAGACGCTTCGACCGGCGGGCGAGTTGAAGTCACGGTGTCGCTGCAGGTCGTTGCAGTCGGGGCAGGAGTGCATCAAGGGGAACCGGCGGACCCGGATACCGTCCTTGCTGGTGTCGTCGGAAGCGGGCGGCAGCCGGAAGTAGTCGACGTCGAGCAGCCGGGCCAGGCGCCGTTCGTGGATCCGCGGGGACTCACCACGGCTCCAGCTCTGCTCCGCCTCGTCCAGTCCCGAGACGACGAAGGACTCATGGTCGACGGCGATGAGAGACCCGACGCCGTACGTGGTGATCGCCTGCGCCCGGCGGACAGCTCCGCGCCGAGGAAGGTTGTGGGCGGGTGCGGCACCGTTCGTGCCGGTTCTGCGACGGCGGGCGGGGGGCGGGGTCATCGGGTTGCCTCCATGAACAGGGCTGACTCGGCGTCGACATCGCGCAGGCTCCACAGCGTGGACCACGCATCGGCGTCTTCGGACTCGTCGTCGTACGCCTTGAGGAGCGAGGGGGCGCGAGTGCTCCTCTGAGGCTCGAACAGCAGGCCGCTGTGGATGTCGGCCTCGTCGCACCACCAATCGACGAACTCGTCGAAGGCCCGGGACACGGCGTCGGTCTCCTCCGGGGTGACCGCGTTCACGCGTGCCAGGAGGATCGACTTGATGCGGCCCCGGAGCACGTGCTCGTAGGACTCGACCTGGCCGGCGCCCTCGTTGGGCCTGGCGGCGGGGATCATGATGCGGGCGAGGGCAACGATCACCGCGTGCAGACCCCGGTCGCGGGCGCGGGCGGAGAACGGTGTGACGGAGGTGGACTCGACCTCGCGGTAAAGGGCCGAGTGGAAGTGCTGGAAGCTCTCGTAGTGGGAACGGTCCCGGGATCGGGTCGAGTTGAGCATCACCGCGACCAGGCCAGGATGGGCGCGGCCGACCCGGCTGGTGGCCTGGATGTACTCGGCGGTCGTCTGCGGCTGGCCCATCACGGCCATGAGACCGAGGCGGTCCACGTCCACGCCGACGGCGATCATGTTCGTGGCCAGCAGGACGTCCACGGTGTCCTCGTCGGGCAGCCGCTTCTCGATGCCCTTGAGGCGGGTGGGGATCTCGCTGGCGTCGATACGACTCGTCAGTTCCGAGTAGTTGGCGACCGAGCGGGCCTCCACGCCCTCACGCGCGGCGAGCAGATCCAGATAGGCCATCACGTCGTCATGGACCTGGAGTTCGGCCGCCGACAGCAGTCGCAGGCTGTTGAAGTAGCCGACGAGACTCCAGTAGGCGTCGCGCACCTCGTCCCCGGTCTTCGCGTGCTTGGCCCGGTGCAACAGGGTGGCGTACGTGCGGATCAGCAGGGTGGACTGGCTGGTGCCGGGGGCCAGGAGACCGACGTAGCGACGGCTCGCCTTCTCCTCGCCCGGCGTCTCCACGGCGAACCACGAGTCTCGAGAGTCCAGACCGGCGGGCGGGAACTGCCTCACTTCGCGGGCGAACAGGTGGCGGCCCTGATCGGCGGCACGACGGATGGTCGCCGTGGAGGCGATCACCTTGGGCTGGCTGGCGAGAGCATCCACGGCGGTCTCGTAGAGGCCCGTGAGGGTCCCCAACGGGCCGGAGATCAGATGGAGTTCGTCCTGGACGATCAGTTCCGGGGGAGGGGTGCCGCCGTCCGGGTCGTCGTCGCGGTTGAAGAGCGCGGAGGTCGCGGGACGCCACGGCATCGACGCGAACTTGTCGACGGTGGCGATCACCAGCGTCGGCCGAGCGTCGTACACCGCCTCGTCGATCAGGTGGACGGGCAGGCCGTCGGCGAAGTCGCAGCCCGCGCCGGGGCATCGGACGCACATCCGCTTGGCATCCTCGTCGACTTCGTAGTTCCGAGCGTCGAGGCGGGTCCCGCACCACGGGCAGGCGTGCAACTGGACGGGATTCTCGGTGGCGAGGCGCTTGTCGAGGTTCCTCCGCAGTTCGTCGAGCTTCAAGCCTGCCACGGCCAGCGTGTTGGGGGTGGCCGAACGCCCCACCCACATCCCGACGGAGAACTCCTCATGGCCCAACTCGGGCATCCGGCGCCGCATGCGCTCCATGGCGCAGAGCAGGATCGCCGCGCGCTCGAACTGCTGAAGGGTGAGCAGCCGCAGCGTGTAGCGCATGAGGACGGTGACACCGCCGCCATCCGCACCATTGCGGATGCGACGCAGGAACGACGTGAGGGCGATCAGCCCGAGATACGCCTCCGTCTTGCCACCACCGGTCGGGAACCAGAGCAGATCGGAGACCTGTCGGTCGCGGTGCTCGGGATCGTCGATGCCGGCCAGGCACAGCAGCACGAAGGCGATCTGGAAGGGGCGCCAGCGACCGGCGGCCGGGTCGGGAACGCCGACTCGACCGCTCTTCACCCACGCGCTGCGGGCGCGCTGCTCGGCCATGGCACGGTTGGCGAGCCGGAATGCCTTCATCAGATCGGGTTTGGTCCGGAGCAATTCGATGCCCGCGCGGACGCGACCGAGCGCTTCGAGGCAGGCCTCCACCTGGTGCCGCGCAGCCATCTCGTGGGTGTCGCCCGTCAAGGCCTCCGCCTCGGCCGTCTTGCGGTCGATCCAGCGCCCGTAACCCGCGGCGAGCTCCTCCAGAGCAGCGAGAATCTCGGAGTCCGACTTTTCCGCCAGCCCCATCATGGAAAGTGCCGAGCTGTCGATCTCCGGGTTGGAGTCGGTGAGCAGCACGTCCACGGTGGGTACGAACTGGCTCCTGACCTCGGGAACGGCGGCCGGGCGGGCGTCGGTCATGCCGATCGGCGGCGGAGTCCAGTCCCATTCGGCCGCGCAGCCGTGGCCGACCGCGAAGGTCGGGGCATGGCGGTGCAGCAATCGACTCGTGGCGATCTCCGGGTCGTGGGCGGCGGCCGGGGCGGGACGCTCCACGAATGCGGTGGAGCCGTCGGCGGCCCGGACCTTCAGAGCGCACTGGAACAGGGAGAAGGCGTCCTGGAGATCGCGCTCGCCGACCTTCTGGGAGTTGATGAGCGTGACCGTGATCGTGACCGTGCCGGTGGTCGGGTCGGGACGCCGCACATTGACGTGCAACGCGGCTTCCGGAGTGAGTGCGATCGTCTTCCTCGGATCCGGCCGGGTCACGTCGATGGGCTGGTCAGGGAGGGCTAGTTCCCTGCGCCGCCACTGCTCCCGCTGGTCGGCGGTGGTACGAGCCTCCGCGCGGCGGGCGGGTACTGGCTTGCCGTCGGCATCGGTGGGCGCGTACACAGCCGCGCGGGCCGAGACCACGATCGAACCGCTTATGGCCGGATCGACCGCGAAGGTGAGGCCCATCGAGGAGGGGCGCCTGTCCCCCGCGGCGCCGACCTCCTGCGCGGTACCGGACTCCTCGACGTCCTCGCCGCGGAGCAGAGGGGCGGAGTCCAGGCCCTCCTGTTCGGCGGCGTCCTCGTCCTGCCGCTCCTTCGCCGTGCTGTCCATGGCACGCGGATACAGCACGCCGGTCAGATAGCGGTCGATCGGCGCGTCCTGGGTGAGAACCTCGCCCTGGTCGTCCGGCTCGGCGTCCTCGGAGGGGCCGAGGAGTTCACGACGGAGCCCCACCAGGAGTTCCTCGTCCCGGACCCGGTAGTGCTCGGCATGTCGGCCTGGCACCTGCGTCATGCGCCCTGCTCCTCGTGGTTGTCGGCTCTTCGGTATCGGCCGATGCCGGTGATCCGCGGGGCGATCCACACGCCTCGCTCACCGAGGCCGGCGTTCGCGCCGGCGGCTGTGCTGCCCGTCACGGTTTCCAGGCTGTCGATCCGCAGGCCGTGGATCTCGTCGGGCCACCAGGGATCCCACGTACGATTCACCTTCTGCACCTCGAACAGATCCTCCCGGAATCCGGTCGACGCCTCGCCGATCTCCCGCCCGTCGTGCACCAGGACGTAGGGCGGGCTCTGTGTCTCACCCATCGGCAGATCGTGACGCCTGCGCAGCAGCACTTCCTCGCCGGGGCGGACCTGTTCCAGGAGATACGACTGGGTGGCGACGGCGTCCCTCTCGTGGCCGGGCGGGTTGTCCCGGCAGACGTCACCGGCGTCGGCGACGATCCCGAACCTGTCGTACGACCGCCATGACCCTAGGAAACGACGGCCGTGGCGCCGGTGCCCGGCCCACTTGAAGTGCGGCAGTTCGGGCGGGGCCACGTGGTACAGGTCCTGACGGGCACGAGTCATCGCCACGTAGAGAGCTCGGGCCTCGGCCGGGAGGTCCAGCTCCTCCTCGTACCGTTTGCAGAGATCCGCGACGGTCGGTGGCGTGAGGACGATCACCCGGTCGAACTCCAGGCCCTTGGCCCGATGAACGGTCGAGACCACGATCCGGGATGTCTCCGGCTCAGCCGCCTCGTCGGGGAATCTGCCGTCGGCGACCGCGCGGCGCAGCCGGTCCAGATCGAGCACACCGCGCCCGGCTCCGCGCGCGACCCGACGCAGCACCGTCCACAGGGCGGTGGCATTCGGTTCGTACGGGAGAGAGATCTCCGAGAGGAGAGCACGGAACCGGTCCTCGGTGAGGCCGGTCGCCTCCGTGCGCCGCAGCAACTCGGCCACCCAGTGAGGTACCGGACGTTCCTCCAGCGGGCGCCGCAGCCGGTGGTCGATGCCGTGCGCGTGCAGCAGGCCGGAGACCACGAGGGCCTGCTGGTTGTCGCGGGTGAGCACGGCACATGTGTCGGAGAGGTCCCGCAGGCCGTCAAGGGTGAACTCGTCGTCCAGGCCGCCCATGCCGTTCGCCGGGTCCAGGAGCAGGTCGCGCAGTTCGTCGTAGAGCGTTTCCGCCTCGTCCGGATCGCTCAGCTGCTGGAGACGGGAGCCGTGCGCCAGCGCCACCCGGGCCTCGGCTGTGCCGGCCCGGAAGTTCCGTGTGAGGCGCAGCTCCACCAGGTCGTCGGGATAGGAGCAACGCAGCCAGTCGAAGAACCGGCCGGTCTCGTCGGCGCGTTCGCTCAGGTCCTCGATCTGGAAGCCGTAGACGGACTGGGCGGCGTCTCCGACGACGGTGAAGCCACAGCTGTCCTGGTAGCGGTCGAGCAGCGTCTCCACCAACTCGCGGCGCCCACCCAGCAGGTCCTGCACCTCGTCGATCACGACATGAGCAGGCGGGACGGCATCGCCGACGTCCAGCGCACCCTTCTCGATCGCGCGGGTCGCGGCGGCTATCCGCTCGTCGAAGCTGGCCGCTCCCCACTCGCCGTCCGGATGTGCCTGGAGGAGGACCTCGTAGGCCCACGCGTCGAACGTCCGGGCACGCACCCGGTGGGCTCGTTCCCCGTGCCGGGTGATTCGTTCACGCAGCTCTCGGGCGGCGGCGCGGGAGAAGGTGAGCACCAGGATCTCGGCGGCCTCCAGCGCCTGGTCGGGATCCTCGTGGCCACAGAGAGCGTCGAGCCTGCGCACCAGGGTGTGGGTCTTGCCCGCCCCGGCGCCCGCCGTGACCAGGACCCGCGCGTCCCAGGGCTGCTCGACCACGGCCTGTTGCTCGTCGGTGAGCGAAGGGCTGTCCTGGTAGGCGTCGGTCACTTCCGGCTCCAGAGGTGCTCGAACTCATTGAAGGCGAGGTCCGTGTCGAAGTTGGTGATGTTGTCGCTGATGTTGAGGATCAGGCAGCTTTCCTTGCCGCCGTTGCGTGGTCCGCGCAGTCCACGACCGATCATCTGCTGGTACACGTTGGTGCTGTAGACCGGCCGGGCCACCACCACGGCACGAGTGGCCGGGGCGTCGAATCCCTGGGTGAGCACACCGTAGTTGGTGAGGACCCGGATTCGTCCGTTTCGGAAGTTCTCGATGCGAGTACGACGGTCCTGCGCACTGGTCGTCGAGTCCACGGCGGCGGACCGGACACCCCGGTCGTTGAGCATGGCCGCCAGGTACTTGGCGTGGTCGACGGAGGTTGCGAAGAGCAATGTCGGCCAGTCGTCCGGCAGTTCGGCAACGCAGTCGACGATGCGCCGACTGCGCGGGTGGTCGTCGGCGAGCCGCTGTTCGGCGGAGCGGGAGAGCACGGCCATGCGATCGGCGTGCGTCTTCTCGTCCCGGGTGAGTTCGATACTGCCGCCCTCGAGGGTGCGGTGCTCGACCTGGGCGAGCATCCCCCAGTCCTGGAGGTCGCGATACGGGTCGCCCGACGGGAAGACTCCTTCGTCGAGTCGCCGATTGCCGAAGCGGCCGGCCAGACGGCGGGTCTCCTCCTCGTTGCGGTTCCGGAACGGGGTGGCGGTCAGGCCGAGGAGATGCCGGCCGGTCTCGTACTGGGTGAGTCCCAGCTGGCCGAGGATCTCGGTGTATCGCTTGGAGATGGCGGTGTGCGCCTCGTCCACGATCACCAGCGCGGCCTGACGCAGCCAGGTGTACTGGTCGGTGCCCAGGCACCGTTCCAGCTTGGCGTCGGTGGCGACCACCAGGTGCGGGTGGTCGACCACGTTCCCGACCTCGTTGGTGCTCCACAGCCGGCTGATGGTCAGCGGTCGTTCCGCGCCGACCTTGTTCCAGACGAACTTCCAGCTCTGGACGGCCTGTTCGCACAGCTCCTCGGTCTGCGCGATCCACAGCAGCGGACCCTTGAGGTCGCCGACCCGCTTCACCCAGCGGATCACGGCCTCGGCGGTGACCCGGGTCTTGCCGGCGCCCGTGGGCAGGGACAGCATGCCGCGCTGGGGGGCCAGTCGGTCGAGCATGGTGGAGATGTTCCGGACCAGGTCCTCCTGGTACTCGTGGAGGCTCGGGAAGTCCCGGGGGCCCTCGACGGTCTCGAAGGGAGGCGGGGACGGAGTCCTCGAACCGGCGAACGCGACGGGCAGTTTCATTTCCGAGACGAACGCGATGGCCGCCGACGAACCGCCGTATGCGACGGGGGCGTTCGGGAAACGCGCCTGGATGTCCCGGGCGTGCTGCTGGAGCACTCCGTCGCCGTGCGCGTTGAACGCCATCTGCGCGATCCGGCGCCCGGACGGCTCCACGCCGTCGGTCGCCTGCAGCTCGGCCTCCATCAACCCCTCGGGGAGCCCGGTCCTGAGCGCGTCCGCACCGACCAGCAGTTCGATCTTGGCCACCACGTCCTCGGCCTCGCGCACCGCCTTCTGCGCGGCCTTCAGCTCGCTGTCCCGGGCCATGCGTTCCTGGTGCTCCAGCACCGCCCGGCACCCGTCGGCGCCGAGGCCCAGGCGGAGTTCGCGGTCGATCAGGCGCAGCATCGGCTCGGGGTCCAGAGGAACTCGGACCTTGACGGTGCCGTCCTGGCGCACGGCGTCCAGGGGGGAGGCGTGCGTGCCGTTGGGTGTACGGGTGACCTCCTCCAGTTCGCCGCACCGTTGCACCATGCTGTTCCGGTTCCCGCTGTTCAGTCGCTGCCGCAGGGCGGGGAACAGCTCGACCACGGGCACGGGTTCGCCCTCCGGCACCTCGCGAGTCTCCCGGCTGATCACGTCGGCATACCGGAGCATGCCCCACTTCTCGATCATCAGCTCGGCATCGTCGGCGGTCGGCACGAGCAGCGCGGGGAGCTGCTCCGCGCGCAATGCCCGGTACTGGGCGGCTCCGACGGCGATCGTGATCTCGTCGTCGGGACGGGCGCCCCAGGCGTCGCCGATCCGGCAACGGGTCAGGGCGTCCTCGGGAAAGTCCGCGCCGAACCGCGTCAGCATCACGTAGGTGGCGCCGACGAAGGTGTCGTCCTCGCTGCGGGTCACCTCGTCGAGGAGCGCGTCCCAGCGGTCGGCCGGAACCTCGTCGACGGTGGTCGGGAGCCGTAGCCTGCGGGCCTTCTCGGGGGAGATGTCGGCGACCGGCAGCACGTCCTTGTAGCCCGCGAGTTGGGGGCCGACGGCCTCCTTCAGCGGCTTGATCCCCTGGGAGGTGGCGATCGTGCCGAACCGCCTGAGCATCCACAGGATCGGCGAGGGCACAGCCTGGCGGGTACTGGTCTGCGCGCCGATCTGACGCGTCCAGTTGCCCACCACGGCGTCGTCGGGCAACACCTTCAGGAAAGCGGCGCGGGATTCCTCGGAGAGGGCACGGAAGAGGTGGAGCGGGCCGCCTATCGCGGCGCCCTCGACCTTCATCCGGTTGAGCGAGGGGCGTGGGGCGCGACTGTCCAGGCCGCGCAGGTAGGCGGCGTGCAAGGCTTCGCGGTACTCCTCGAACCACGCCTCGCCCTCCTGGGGCTGCACCCCGCCCGACGGCCGTTCTCGCAGACCGATCTGGGCGAAGAAGGGGGTGTCGTCGGAGTGGAACGCCATGTCGACGGCGATGCTGGGGTCGCGCTTCGTGTCGACGACGGCACCCGGCAGCATGCAGTCCTCGACCGGTCGGAACCGACCGTCGGCGGTCCGCACCCGAAGCGTCGAGCGCGGAGTGACCACCCGCTCCAGGACCTTGTGGGCGAGCCGACGGACCCCGGCTTGACGGAACAGTTCCCAGAACCGCTCCCAGTCCGAGTCGCTGTAGTGGTCGAAGCCCTGATCGAGGACGCTGACGAACCGGCCGTCGACATCGGCCTCCCGGATGCCCAGGATGTTGAGCGCGTGAGCCAGTGACGGATCATGGGCGAGTTCGTCGACCACGTACACCAGGGCCTCGCGCAGTCCGCCCTGGTCGGCCCTGCGGAACACCTTGCCGTGCACAGGGGCGACGAGACCGTGCTCCTCGGTGAGCACGATGCGGGCCCTGCGGGCCTCCTCGGCATAGGGGGAGTGGGACTCGATCATGTCCGCGAGGATGCGAACAGCCACCGCCGACGCCTCGGGGGTGCCCGTCTCGACCAGGGCCTCCAGCCACGCCCGGACATCGGTCCGCCCGTGTCCGGACGCGCCGATGATGTGCTCGACCTTTCCGGAGCGCAGGGCGTCCGCCTCGGCGCTCGGGTGCAACCAGTTCGACGGGCGCCCGGGGCACTCGTTCCACATCCGCAGCCAACTGGTCAGCTTCTTCGGGTCCCTGTCCAGCCGCGGGTGGATCCGCAACTCCGTGGGGATGCGCAGGACGCCGTCCTGGTCGGGCAGGGACGGGCGGTCCGCGGTGCGGTCCCAGATCTCCCGCGTCAGGAACTCGTCGGCCCAGCTGATCGCCTCCTTGACACGGCCGGGCAGCAGGGGGAGGTAGGCGCCCGGGTCCTCGGCGGGTGCCAGGGCCGGAAGGGAGTCGACGACCAGCTTCGCCGACACCCGGATCATCTCCTGGTTGAACGGGGAGGAGTCCAGCAGATTCTGTCGGTCCTCGTTCGTCTTCCAGGCGCCGTTGAGGATGCCGCTCAGCGACATCTCGTACTTGGTCGGGAAGAAGGACCAGAACTTGCCGCGTCCCCGCGATCGAGGGCTGACGTACAGGCCGCTCTCCTGGTCCTTCTCCAGGGCGGGAACGCCCCAGGCGAGTTCGAGCGAGAGCCGGTCGTGCAGCTCTCCGGCATCCGCGCGGGCACTCGGACCGGGCTCGTGGGAGGTGGTGAACACGCGCCACCGATCGGTGGCGACGGCCTTGCCGGTCCGCTCCTCGACCACGGTGTGCAGATCGCCGGTCTGCCGGGCGGTCAGAGTCCGACGGGCCATGGGGCGGGGCCGGCGGTCCTCCAGCACGACCTTCGCGACGTGCGGCGAGAAGAGCTGGAAGCCGACCGGGAACTCCTCGCGAGGCTCGCCGTGGTCCTTGGCGCGACCGCCGTGCATGTCTCGGCCCAGCCGGTCATCCGCCTTCCGGAGCAGGGGCAGACGAACGACGGTGGTGGCCCAGTCCAACAGCTCGTTCAGGACGTGATCGGAAGCGCGCTCGGCCTGTACGTCCAGCGGGCGGGCCATCCGCAGCACCGGGGCGTCGAACTCCGGGCCGTAGCGGGCTGTCACGCCGGGAACGGCCTTGATCTGCTCGTACGACCAGGCGCGGTCGAATCCGAAACTTCCGCTGCTGCTGAAGAATTCCGGTGCGTCGGTCACCACGAGAACCGATTTGACGCCCACTCCGAAACGCCCGATCTGGCCGCCACGCTTTTTCGACATGCTCATCCGGAGGATTGTCTCCGCGCCTTCCGGGGTCACCGGATTTCCCTCGTTCGCGCAGTACAAGTGAGTTTCAGTGAGGACGACATAAACTCGCCCACCCGACTCGTCGGCCATTTCGTCCGCCGCGTTCTGAACGAGCTCGAAAAGCTGACGGTCGCCATACCCGCCCTGGGTGATACGGCGCTCGCCATTGGCGTGCTCGGCCACGAGACCGGGGTCCACGGCGTATGTCTGCAGGACACGCGAGGACTGTTCGAGAACGGTTCGAATTACAGGCGAGGACGAAGACGGCACTGCTTCTGCGCTCCTGGGGTCAAAGGTCCGGACGAAAGGGTGAACGGCCGGGCCGGCCGCCGACTTCGTCGGCCGGCCCGTGTTCGTCGTGGCGCTGGG
It encodes:
- a CDS encoding DEAD/DEAH box helicase, whose translation is MPSSSSPVIRTVLEQSSRVLQTYAVDPGLVAEHANGERRITQGGYGDRQLFELVQNAADEMADESGGRVYVVLTETHLYCANEGNPVTPEGAETILRMSMSKKRGGQIGRFGVGVKSVLVVTDAPEFFSSSGSFGFDRAWSYEQIKAVPGVTARYGPEFDAPVLRMARPLDVQAERASDHVLNELLDWATTVVRLPLLRKADDRLGRDMHGGRAKDHGEPREEFPVGFQLFSPHVAKVVLEDRRPRPMARRTLTARQTGDLHTVVEERTGKAVATDRWRVFTTSHEPGPSARADAGELHDRLSLELAWGVPALEKDQESGLYVSPRSRGRGKFWSFFPTKYEMSLSGILNGAWKTNEDRQNLLDSSPFNQEMIRVSAKLVVDSLPALAPAEDPGAYLPLLPGRVKEAISWADEFLTREIWDRTADRPSLPDQDGVLRIPTELRIHPRLDRDPKKLTSWLRMWNECPGRPSNWLHPSAEADALRSGKVEHIIGASGHGRTDVRAWLEALVETGTPEASAVAVRILADMIESHSPYAEEARRARIVLTEEHGLVAPVHGKVFRRADQGGLREALVYVVDELAHDPSLAHALNILGIREADVDGRFVSVLDQGFDHYSDSDWERFWELFRQAGVRRLAHKVLERVVTPRSTLRVRTADGRFRPVEDCMLPGAVVDTKRDPSIAVDMAFHSDDTPFFAQIGLRERPSGGVQPQEGEAWFEEYREALHAAYLRGLDSRAPRPSLNRMKVEGAAIGGPLHLFRALSEESRAAFLKVLPDDAVVGNWTRQIGAQTSTRQAVPSPILWMLRRFGTIATSQGIKPLKEAVGPQLAGYKDVLPVADISPEKARRLRLPTTVDEVPADRWDALLDEVTRSEDDTFVGATYVMLTRFGADFPEDALTRCRIGDAWGARPDDEITIAVGAAQYRALRAEQLPALLVPTADDAELMIEKWGMLRYADVISRETREVPEGEPVPVVELFPALRQRLNSGNRNSMVQRCGELEEVTRTPNGTHASPLDAVRQDGTVKVRVPLDPEPMLRLIDRELRLGLGADGCRAVLEHQERMARDSELKAAQKAVREAEDVVAKIELLVGADALRTGLPEGLMEAELQATDGVEPSGRRIAQMAFNAHGDGVLQQHARDIQARFPNAPVAYGGSSAAIAFVSEMKLPVAFAGSRTPSPPPFETVEGPRDFPSLHEYQEDLVRNISTMLDRLAPQRGMLSLPTGAGKTRVTAEAVIRWVKRVGDLKGPLLWIAQTEELCEQAVQSWKFVWNKVGAERPLTISRLWSTNEVGNVVDHPHLVVATDAKLERCLGTDQYTWLRQAALVIVDEAHTAISKRYTEILGQLGLTQYETGRHLLGLTATPFRNRNEEETRRLAGRFGNRRLDEGVFPSGDPYRDLQDWGMLAQVEHRTLEGGSIELTRDEKTHADRMAVLSRSAEQRLADDHPRSRRIVDCVAELPDDWPTLLFATSVDHAKYLAAMLNDRGVRSAAVDSTTSAQDRRTRIENFRNGRIRVLTNYGVLTQGFDAPATRAVVVARPVYSTNVYQQMIGRGLRGPRNGGKESCLILNISDNITNFDTDLAFNEFEHLWSRK